The nucleotide sequence TGAATTCTTCGGGTAACATCCAGTTCAGCCGAGAGGCGGAGATTTTCTTCTTTGAGGCGTTCTTCGGCTTCTTGGCGTTTAAGAAAGTTAATATAGGCGTTAGAATGATAGCGAATGCGAGCAATCAATTCTGCCGCATCCGGCAATTTCACTAAATAATCATTGGCTCCTAGGGCAAAGGCTTTAGCTTTGATGGTAGGGTCTTCTTTGCTAGAAAGGACAACTAAAGGAACATCTCGCGTGGGGGCATCTTTAGCGCGTAGAAAACGCACCAGCAACAACCCATCCATATCCGGCATGACGAGATCTTGTAAAATCACGGTTGGATGGACTTTTTGAGCAATTTTGAGGGCTTGGGTAGGATCGCTACAGTAGTGAAAGGCAATATTAATTTCTGCGGCAAGTATTCGGCGGATCGCTTCGCCGATGATGGGTTGATCGTCTATGAGTAGAACGGTAATCTGAGGGTTACTCAAGGTGGGTGATACTCTATAGCAATAGGCAGTCTTATCTTTTAGCCTAGTTGATCTGTGCTACCTTGTGGTTAATTATTTGAAATTGAAACATCAATCTATGAATTTGGTTGATTGTAGGGGCCTAAAAATTTTTCTCCATTAAAATGTATTAAATGATCTGGAGATTCTACTAACCAAACCTCCGTTTCCCAACTAATTTCTAAAACCCATTCTCGAAATGAGGCTCGATTTTTAAATGCACTTACATAAATTCTCGGTGCTGTGCAGTTTTGGGTTAATTCTTCTAAATTTAAATGTCGAATTTGAGAGATAGGATTAGATGAGTGTACTGCTTCTATTAAAAATAGCCAATTTCTCACTGGATCATAAGCGACAACATCAGGAAGTAAATCACGCTCTAATTCAAAAAAACCTAGTTGCAATAATCTTTCATCCTTTCTGACTAAAACTTTCTTAGCAGAATCCCCAATATATAGTACCTCAGCACCCGGAGCAAAACGAGGCAAAAATTCATCAATAATAGCTTTTTGAATAAGATTATGTTCTCCTTGAGAGAGTTCTATATAAGTTCCATCAGGGAGTGTTACAGGCACTTGATTTTGTTGTCGAGTTCTAAATAATCGCTCTGCTAAAACGCCGTATTTTTCCCGAAAAGCATTGATATTTTCTTGCCATTGAGGTGTTCCGAACGTCAGTAAAATATCTTTAGCATCTTCTGAAACTGCATAGCGACGAGTCGGGTCATTGGTACTAGCATTTGGGTTAGCCGCACTCCGCAGCACTAAACCCGAAGGGATTAAAAGCGCTAAATCTTTGCGACGAACATCATCATAGGAACCACTCGAAAGAGGTTTTCCTAAAACTTCTAAATAGTTATTATTCCAAAAAATGATAATTTCTCTTGTGGTTAAAGCCCAAGATTTTGTCCCTTGCCAATAGCAAGCTTCAGTCCAACTACTTTCTGGTTTAAGATTGGCGACAGCCAGAAGAGTTAATGCTAAACGTAGCTTTCGTTTTGGAGTTTGGGAATCCACTGGTATTCCTACCGCTTTAAGAATCTGTAAAGCTTCTTCTATTTTAGGTTCCATATATTTTTTTTGCGCGATTCGTGGGCGAGTTTTTTGGGTTTTTCTTGAGGAGATTTGAGGGTTTTCCCGTATAAAATTTAATGTGAGTTGCTGAGGCTGATAACTTGGCGAAATTTCTGTTCTTAATCCTTGTTCCTCTGCCTTAAGACAAGCTTTCACAGAAAGAGCCAAAGCCTTAGCTAAAATAGGAGGAGGCACTGCATTACCAATTTGCTGATATTGGCTGTCTTCTGTGCCAAAAAATTCAAACCAATCTGGAAAACTTTGCAGTCTAGCACCTTCACGTACTGTAAGCCGCCTTCTCCGTCCATCGGCTAAACGAATACGTAACATATCTCCAGTAGCTGCGGCTAAATTACGGCAGGTAACGGTTCTAGAAGGCGCATTTAAATGAATATCTCTAGGGTTAATACATTTAGATGCGGCTTCGTATCTCTGTATATATTGGTCTTGACTAAGGGTAAGAAATTTGGCCTTTGCTGGTACAATCAATGCTAATTCTCCTAATGCCTCTCCTGCTGTATAAGGATGGTGCAAATGGGTTTGAGCGGGCCATTTCCAAACAGATTGATGAGCAACACAAAATAGTCTTTGGCGGCGTTGAGGTACACCATAATCAGAGGCATTTAAAATTTTCCATTCTACGAAATAACCATTAGTTGAAAGAGTCGCTACAATCTCCTCAAAATACCTCTTGTTGCGGTACAACATTCCTTGCACATTTTCAAATAAAGCGATTTTAGGATGGTAGCGTTCCACAGCATCAAGAAAAATAGGAAAACCATCTCGGCTATCTAAAAGTCCAAGCTGATATCCCCCTTTACTAAAAGGTTGACAAGGTGGACCAGCAATAATTACTTTAGGGTTATCTATTAGAGTCGGATAACGAGTTAAGGTTATGTTCTCGCATCTGCCGTGCAAATTGTATTGATAGGTAGCACAAGCCTCCTCGGACATTTCATAACCTGTGGTTTTAAAACCTGCCGCTTCAAAACCTAAAGCCAGTCCTCCACAACCGGCAAATAAATCAATTACTAAAGGATTTTCATCATTAAGAATATCCTTTGTTAGTTCTCTATTAATAAATTCCTGATAAGAAATGTCAGTAATTCCTTTTTCTTGTTCAGTTTTCATACTAGAGTTAGGAGTTTGATAGGGATGGCATCAGATAGATAAATTAATTTGAGTTTATCATAATTGGCGATTAGTGAATTTTTCTTAAGCTTTACCAATTAAATCCACTACCGCATTAATAAAAGTATCATCATGAAAACTACTCTTAGTTAAATAATAATCGGCTCCCGCTTCTAGACCTTGAAGACGATCTTCCTGTCGTTCTTTATAGGAAATAATAATGACCGGAATTTTTTGTAACTGATGATGTTTTTTAATTTGGGCCACTAATTTAATGCCATTCATCCGAGGCATATCTACATCGGTAATAATTAAATCGTAGTCCCCACTGATTACAGCATTCCATCCTTCCATCCCATCCATCGCTAAATCAACCTGATAGCCGTGATTTTCTAAAAGTTTTCTTTCCATCTCTCTAACGGTAATTGAATCATCCACCACGAGAATTCTTTTCGGTTTTTCAAGAATATTATTCTCAAAATCATACTGAGCTTGCTTAATCTCACTACTGCTGAATAATTTATCAATAGAACGCATGAGGTCTAAAACGTCTAAAATTAGCACAGGAGACCCATCTTCTAACAAGGCGGCCGCGCTTATATCTTGTATTTTTCCTAATCGAGTATCGAGAGGTCTGATCACTAAATTACGCTCTCCCAAAAATCGATCAACGATTAAGCCATATCGGTTGAATTGGTCACTTAAAATAATAATTGATAAGACTTCAGAGGGAACTTTAGACGGAGATAATTCTAAAACTTGATCGGCTCTAACTAGCCCAATATTTTGTAGATTTAAACTAAAATATTGCCTGTTTTCCAGGGAAAAAATCTCATGGGCATTGAGCATGACAACTTGCTCGATCCGAGTCAGGGGAAAGGCATAAGGTTCTCCAGAAATTTCCACTAAAAGTGTGCGAATTACTGATAAAGTTAAGGGCAGTTGAAAATGAAAACTGATGCCTTTACCGGGTTTTGTGGTAGCTTGAAGATTACCTCCAACTTCTTCTACCATAGTTTTAGCAATATTTAGTCCTACACCTCGCCCGGAAATTTCCGTCACAGCCGCCGAGGTAGAAAAACCTGGCAAAAAGATAAACTCTAGCAGTTCATTGTCAGTTAATTGTTGGGCTAAATCGGGTTTAACTAATTGTTTATCTATGACTCTCTGGCGTATTTGCTCTAAGTCTATTCCTCTCCCATCATCGGCTAAAGTAATGCATAACATACCAAACCGATGAGCGGCTTCAAGCCGGATTGTTCCTTGAGAAGGTTTTAGGAGAGCCGCTCTTTCATCAGGGAATTCTATCCCATGATCAATGGCATTTCTCAACATTTGAGTGAGGGGAGCTTCAAGTTTTTTGAGAATATCTCGATCTACTAAAGTGCCTTTGCCAATAATTTCTAATTTCACACTTTTATTGAGTTGTTTGGCAATATCTCGTACCATGCGAGGAAACCCCTGTACTCCCTCAGAAAAAGGACGTAAATGAGAGGCGATTACTTCTCGATACAGACGATCACATAGGTTGAGTGAACGATAGGCAAACTGTTCTAAAATTACCAGCCGCTCCCCCAATGTTTCCCGACATTCTCGTTCTTTTTGCTGGATAGCTTTTAAATAAGTTTCTGTTTCTACTGTTAAGTGAGTTTTCGATAAAACACTGTCTAATTTTTCTAAAAGTTGAGAGAGTTCCAGTTGTTTTTTCTTAAGATTTAACAGAGAATCGGCAAAAGGGTTTAGAAAACCTGCTTCTACTAATGCTTCTCCAGCTAACCCCATCAAACGGTTTAAGTTATCGCTACTGACTCGCACAAAGCGAGTTTTGTCAGGGGGGGCTGTAGAAATCAACGAGAGTGCAGATGAGAGCGTTTCTTTAACTTGTTGTGCTGTGGGAAGGGTTTCTTGATCTAAAAATAGTGAAGATAAATCTAGATAACTTTGATCTTCTTCTCGTTGTGGTGCTAAACTCGAGAATACCTTGGGTTCTAATTCATCAGTTTCAACTTCATTAGATAAGACGGTGTCAATCACGATTGCATCCTCTGATGTGGATGAAACCGGGTAAGCTTTCGCTTCTATGATGGCTGGGGAAATTTCTTGTTGTGGAGCCGGGTTTAACTGTTTTTGTTCTTGTGGAGCAACAGGTGCAATTACAAGAGCATTAATGATGTTTTCTGCTTGTTGTTGATGTTGTGATAACCAATTTTCTAAATTCTTCTCTCTAACTTTGCTCAATTGCTGTAAAAAATCTACCCCTTGTAATAATTGATCAATTTGGGATAAATTTAGAGGGATTGTTCCATTCATGGCTGTGGTAAAACAGTCTTCCATTAGGTGAGCTATTTTGACAGCCACTTCTATTTGTACTACTCTAGCGGCTCCTTTTATAGAGTGGGATGCTCGCATTAAAGCTTCTAAAATAAGGTTTAGATCAGATGGTATCTGAGACTGTCGCAGATGATTTTCCAGTGCTAACAGCTTATCCGTCAAAATTTCTGTTTGCGTTTCTACTTCTATGCTAAATAAATCTAACATAGAAAATTTACTCGTATCAAAGCCACTATCCATAGTTATTTATTCATTATTTTTATTTGATTGAGGTTTAGAATATGTATGAAATAATAATTCATAAAATAACAATTCTGTATCTAAATAATTGACTTTATTAGATTTATAGCTAATAATTTTTTTAGTATAAATATTGGGATTTTTAGCTAGGGCAGTGGGAGAATTTTCAAAATCCTTAGAATCAAATCGGTTAATTCTATCTAGTTCATCTACTTTAAATACCCAACGATAATTTTGAATTTTGATCACGATCATTCGTTGATAAATTACAGAGTCTTGCTTTATTTTAGATAAATTATCTTGATTTTTATCCTGACTTCTTTTTAATTGTAAAAGATTCTCTAAAGCCATACAAGTAATAAGTTCTCCTCGAATATTAACAATCCCTCTTAATATACTATTACTCCGATGAGGTAAAGTATGAACCGGCAAAATTTGCGTAATTTCTTTAATAATATCAACGGGTAAAGCTAACCATTCTTCCTCTAACCGAAAAATAATGACCGAAGTAGCGGCTTCTTTTGAAGTGTTAGTTTGTTGAGCATCTTGCGGAAAAGGTGGTGCTAGTAAATCTGCCCATTCTTCTAAATACCCTGCTGGTGCTTCTCGTTGAAATAAAGCCCGCCCAATGGATGAATAGACTGAACAGTTACGACAGTGAATTACCTCTTTTAACTGAGGACAAGATTTGTCGCCACTAATTCCAATTTGATTTGAGCAATTATTAGTAATTAATTCCATCAATAACTCAGAAAATACTTAAGAAAAAAGCCAAAAATATTTAATTAAAAATGTTTCTGTGATCTGGCTCAGACATCGCTCAAGACATCAAACATTTTTGAACCTCTCTCTATTTTACTATCACTCCAGAACCTGGATAGCCAAATTAGCTATTCCTGTAGCCGGACTTTTATGAGTTTTTTTGTACTATAAAGCCTCGTTTCCATAGCCTTCTTAGGTAAACAGTAAAATTA is from Gloeothece verrucosa PCC 7822 and encodes:
- a CDS encoding hybrid sensor histidine kinase/response regulator, with protein sequence MDSGFDTSKFSMLDLFSIEVETQTEILTDKLLALENHLRQSQIPSDLNLILEALMRASHSIKGAARVVQIEVAVKIAHLMEDCFTTAMNGTIPLNLSQIDQLLQGVDFLQQLSKVREKNLENWLSQHQQQAENIINALVIAPVAPQEQKQLNPAPQQEISPAIIEAKAYPVSSTSEDAIVIDTVLSNEVETDELEPKVFSSLAPQREEDQSYLDLSSLFLDQETLPTAQQVKETLSSALSLISTAPPDKTRFVRVSSDNLNRLMGLAGEALVEAGFLNPFADSLLNLKKKQLELSQLLEKLDSVLSKTHLTVETETYLKAIQQKERECRETLGERLVILEQFAYRSLNLCDRLYREVIASHLRPFSEGVQGFPRMVRDIAKQLNKSVKLEIIGKGTLVDRDILKKLEAPLTQMLRNAIDHGIEFPDERAALLKPSQGTIRLEAAHRFGMLCITLADDGRGIDLEQIRQRVIDKQLVKPDLAQQLTDNELLEFIFLPGFSTSAAVTEISGRGVGLNIAKTMVEEVGGNLQATTKPGKGISFHFQLPLTLSVIRTLLVEISGEPYAFPLTRIEQVVMLNAHEIFSLENRQYFSLNLQNIGLVRADQVLELSPSKVPSEVLSIIILSDQFNRYGLIVDRFLGERNLVIRPLDTRLGKIQDISAAALLEDGSPVLILDVLDLMRSIDKLFSSSEIKQAQYDFENNILEKPKRILVVDDSITVREMERKLLENHGYQVDLAMDGMEGWNAVISGDYDLIITDVDMPRMNGIKLVAQIKKHHQLQKIPVIIISYKERQEDRLQGLEAGADYYLTKSSFHDDTFINAVVDLIGKA
- a CDS encoding BsuBI/PstI family type II restriction endonuclease, which translates into the protein MKTEQEKGITDISYQEFINRELTKDILNDENPLVIDLFAGCGGLALGFEAAGFKTTGYEMSEEACATYQYNLHGRCENITLTRYPTLIDNPKVIIAGPPCQPFSKGGYQLGLLDSRDGFPIFLDAVERYHPKIALFENVQGMLYRNKRYFEEIVATLSTNGYFVEWKILNASDYGVPQRRQRLFCVAHQSVWKWPAQTHLHHPYTAGEALGELALIVPAKAKFLTLSQDQYIQRYEAASKCINPRDIHLNAPSRTVTCRNLAAATGDMLRIRLADGRRRRLTVREGARLQSFPDWFEFFGTEDSQYQQIGNAVPPPILAKALALSVKACLKAEEQGLRTEISPSYQPQQLTLNFIRENPQISSRKTQKTRPRIAQKKYMEPKIEEALQILKAVGIPVDSQTPKRKLRLALTLLAVANLKPESSWTEACYWQGTKSWALTTREIIIFWNNNYLEVLGKPLSSGSYDDVRRKDLALLIPSGLVLRSAANPNASTNDPTRRYAVSEDAKDILLTFGTPQWQENINAFREKYGVLAERLFRTRQQNQVPVTLPDGTYIELSQGEHNLIQKAIIDEFLPRFAPGAEVLYIGDSAKKVLVRKDERLLQLGFFELERDLLPDVVAYDPVRNWLFLIEAVHSSNPISQIRHLNLEELTQNCTAPRIYVSAFKNRASFREWVLEISWETEVWLVESPDHLIHFNGEKFLGPYNQPNS
- a CDS encoding chemotaxis protein CheW yields the protein MELITNNCSNQIGISGDKSCPQLKEVIHCRNCSVYSSIGRALFQREAPAGYLEEWADLLAPPFPQDAQQTNTSKEAATSVIIFRLEEEWLALPVDIIKEITQILPVHTLPHRSNSILRGIVNIRGELITCMALENLLQLKRSQDKNQDNLSKIKQDSVIYQRMIVIKIQNYRWVFKVDELDRINRFDSKDFENSPTALAKNPNIYTKKIISYKSNKVNYLDTELLFYELLFHTYSKPQSNKNNE